In Xiphophorus hellerii strain 12219 chromosome 4, Xiphophorus_hellerii-4.1, whole genome shotgun sequence, a single genomic region encodes these proteins:
- the LOC116718093 gene encoding regulator of G-protein signaling 9-binding protein — MGKEECKTMLDALNKVTACYRHLVIALGSTSDSQNLREELKKTRKKAQELAVANRTKLTTLLKDKTISKEDRAEYERLWVLFSSSMELLEVDMKRSLEIGQDFPLKVPTRHLIQTGMTGSTNAVAARAMSVQNMKYEADSNIDTVDLRDLQTEITQVSQMMEEMEMKVQVAPWAVVAKQEAGAELKSNMSVGNSSVGVISICEEEPKDDEGGGGREGGSGSVGAVVVFFVIVAVALVLGYLVVNM; from the coding sequence ATGGGGAAAGAGGAGTGCAAAACAATGCTGGATGCTTTGAACAAAGTCACAGCCTGCTACAGGCACCTGGTCATCGCTCTGGGAAGCACATCAGATTCCCAGAACCTGCGAGAGGAGCTAAAGAAGACCCGCAAAAAGGCCCAGGAGCTGGCCGTGGCCAACAGGACTAAACTGACCACCCTGCTCAAAGATAAGACCATCAGCAAGGAGGACCGTGCCGAGTATGAGCGCCTCTGGGTGCTGTTCTCCAGCAGCATGGAGCTCCTGGAGGTGGACATGAAGAGATCCTTGGAGATAGGGCAGGACTTCCCCCTCAAGGTGCCCACCAGGCACCTCATCCAGACGGGCATGACCGGCAGCACTAATGCGGTGGCCGCCCGGGCCATGAGCGTCCAGAACATGAAGTACGAGGCCGACAGCAACATCGACACGGTGGACCTCAGGGACCTGCAGACCGAGATCACGCAGGTGAGCCAGATGATGGAGGAGATGGAGATGAAGGTGCAGGTGGCGCCGTGGGCCGTGGTGGCAAAACAAGAAGCGGGCGCCGAGCTCAAGTCCAACATGAGCGTTGGGAACTCTTCCGTGGGTGTCATCTCCATCTGTGAAGAGGAGCCCAAAGACGATGAAGGTGGAGGCGGCAGGGAGGGGGGTTCTGGGTCGGTCGGCGCCGTGGTGGTGTTCTTTGTCATTGTGGCAGTGGCTCTGGTTCTAGGATATTTAGTTGTCAATATGTAG
- the slc7a9 gene encoding b(0,+)-type amino acid transporter 1 has protein sequence METGSISKASENGPTDNDGPLEKKRPEKATMLQQDIGLLSGISLIVGTMIGSGIFISPKSVLLYSGAVGPCVLIWAACGVLATMGALCYAELGTMITKSGAEYSYLMEAFGSIVAYLYSWTTVMVLKPSSFAIITLSFAEYASAPFYPDCSPPLVVIKCLSAAAIIIITGVNCLSVKLASYVQNFFTGAKLIIIIIIVVAGIVLMAQGKTKNMSNAFEGSATSFGAIGLAFYNGLWAYDGWNQLNFITEELKNPYRNLPLAIVIGIPLVTVCYVFVNIAYFTVMTPSELLSSSAVAVTFGDRVLYPVAWLVPLFVAFSTFGSANGSCFTAGRLSYVAGREGHMVKILSYISLKRYTPLPALLFNGILAIFYIMPADINTLINYFSFAQWAFYGLTTLALIVMRFTRKDLDRPVKVPIVIAGIVTLVSCYLVLAPIIDKPEWEYLYCTIFIFSGLILYFPLVYKKANWARKIMRPITMHLQLLMEVVPSEKTE, from the exons atggaAACAGGCAGCATCAGTAAAGCTTCAGAAAATGGCCCCACAGACAATGATGGCCCCTTGGAGAAAAAGCGACCTGAGAAAGCAACAATGCTTCAACAAGAT ATTGGTTTGCTGAGTGGCATTTCCCTGATTGTGGGAACAATGATTGGCTCAGGGATCTTCATTTCCCCTAAATCAGTGTTGCTGTACTCAGGAGCTGTGGGTCCCTGTGTCCTCATCTGGGCTGCCTGTGGAGTATTAGCCACTATGG GAGCCCTTTGCTATGCTGAACTTGGTACTATGATCACCAAATCAGGGGCAGAGTACTCCTATTTAATGGAGGCCTTTGGATCCATTGTTGCCTACCTTTACTCTTGGACCACTGTTATGGTGCTGAAACCTTCCTCATTTGCCATCATCACTCTTAGCTTTGCAGAATATGCCTCTGCTCCTTTTTACCCTGACTGCAGCCCTCCTCTCGTGGTTATCAAGTGCCTGTCCGCAGCTGCAATAA TCATAATCACTGGTGTCAACTGTTTGAGCGTCAAACTAGCAAGCTATGTGCAGAACTTTTTTACTGGGGCCAAacttattatcatcatcatcattgtgGTGGCTGGCATCGTTCTGATGGCTCAAG gaaaaacaaagaacatgtCAAATGCATTTGAAGGCTCAGCCACGTCTTTTGGAGCAATTGGACTTGCTTTTTATAACGGACTTTGGGCTTATGATGGATG GAATCAACTGAATTTCATCACCGAGGAGCTAAAAAACCCATACAG AAATTTGCCTCTGGCCATCGTCATTGGAATCCCTTTGGTGACTGTGTGCTATGTGTTTGTCAACATAGCTTACTTTACTGTTATGACGCCCTCTGAACTGCTGTCGTCTTCAGCTGTTGCAGTG ACTTTTGGGGACAGAGTCCTTTACCCTGTGGCTTGGTTAGTTCCTCTGTTTGTGGCCTTCTCAACCTTTGGTTCTGCAAATGGAAGCTGCTTCACTGCTGGCag aCTGTCCTATGTAGCTGGTCGAGAGGGTCACATGGTGAAAATCTTATCCTATATTAGTTTGAAACGCTACACTCCTTTACCTGCTCTCTTATTTAAT GGCATTTTGGCAATATTCTACATTATGCCTGCAGACATCAATACTCTGATAAACTACTTCAGTTTTGCTCAGTGGGCCTTCTATGGTCTGACAACTCTGGCTCTAATTGTTATGCGTTTCACCCGGAAAGATCTCGACAGGCCTGTGAAG GTGCCAATTGTCATCGCTGGCATTGTAACCTTGGTGTCCTGCTACCTTGTCTTGGCCCCAATTATCGATAAGCCTGAGTGGGAGTACCTTTACTGCACCATCTTCATCTTCAGTGGACTCATCCTTTACTTCCCATTGGTCTACAAGAAGGCAAACTGGGCACGCAAAATCATGA GGCCCATCACCATGCATCTCCAGTTGCTAATGGAGGTAGTTCCATCAGAGAAAACCGAATAG
- the nudt19 gene encoding acyl-coenzyme A diphosphatase NUDT19 — protein sequence MNTALKQWKEASTLILTAGRRLGADSLSSRTPLDGNGAATQLPHSPQFDYDVLLLKRSAKSTFMPNAYVFPGGMVDSSDFSSDWLDVFKSFLNSPGFGLRSVKQPVENRPPIFATNRLKLGSPIPGEVALRICAVRETFEESGVLLVVPKKEEKRILRSLQDTRFSQHHIEHKLCCDELSKWRALVNKNPSNFMRMCQELEILPNIWALHEWANWLTPTAKYGRTRFDTAFFVCCLQEMPSTLQDEKEIERFQWSTPSEILQSYQARRLWIAPPQFYELSRICRFPLLNDLHSFAHQRATQGCDRWMPVIVLQDQQHISLLPGDKLYPADPSKPTEDDHKDSQLEDPTDDSDLHRMVMSDPYTTTLQITVRPKYNHLLPVMAPALSHNPESQL from the exons ATGAACACCGCTCTGAAGCAGTGGAAAGAGGCGTCCACCCTAATCCTTACCGCAGGGCGCAGGCTCGGTGCGGACAGTTTGTCGTCAAGAACTCCGCTGGACGGCAACGGCGCAGCGACACAGCTGCCGCACAGCCCCCAGTTTGATTACGACGTCCTGTTGCTCAAACGAAGCGCTAAAAGCACATTTATGCCCAACGCGTATGTGTTTCCCGGCGGTATGGTGGACTCCTCAGACTTTTCGAGTGATTGGTTAGACGTCTTTAAATCTTTTCTCAATTCCCCTGGTTTTGGTTTAAGGAGCGTTAAGCAGCCCGTGGAGAACAGACCCCCGATCTTTGCAACGAACCGATTAAAACTCGGCTCTCCCATCCCGGGAGAAGTCGCCCTGAGAATTTGTGCCGTTAGAGAGACGTTTGAGGAATCGGGAGTGTTGCTGGTTGTGcctaaaaaggaagagaaacGCATTTTAAGAAGCCTCCAGGACACACGGTTTAGTCAACATCACATAGAACATAAACTGTGTTGTGATGAACTCTCAAAGTGGAGGGCATTGGTGAACAAGAACCCCTCCAACTTCATGAGGATGTGCCAGGAGTTGGAGATTTTGCCCAACATCTGGGCTTTACATGAGTGGGCGAACTGGCTGACCCCCACCGCCAAATATGGGAGGACGAGGTTTGACACAGCTTTCTTCGTGTGCTGTTTGCAGGAGATGCCCAGCACGCTGCAGGATGAGAAGGAAATTGAGCGCTTTCAG TGGTCCACACCCTCAGAGATCCTGCAGAGCTACCAGGCCCGGCGACTTTGGATTGCTCCTCCGCAGTTCTACGAGCTCAGCCGGATATGCCGCTTCCCGCTGCTGAATGACCTCCACAGCTTCGCCCACCAGCGGGCAACACAAGGCTGCGATCGGTGGATGCCTGTTATCGTCCTTCAAGATCAGCAACACATTTCTCTGCTCCCAG GGGACAAGCTGTATCCAGCAGACCCTTCAAAGCCGACCGAGGATGACCACAAAGACTCTCAGTTGGAGGATCCAACAGATGATTCTGATTTGCACCGTATGGTGATGTCAGACCCTTACACTACAACCCTACAGATCACTGTCAGACCCAAGTATAACCACCTGCTCCCTGTTATGGCGCCAGCCTTGTCGCATAATCCAGAAAGTCAACTTTGA